The nucleotide window CATCCGTTCCGCGGAGGTGATGCGTCGGCCGCTGCAACTGTCGGACGTGCGCCTCGAGGACTACGACGCGGTGTACTTGCCGGGCGGTCACGGTCCGATGGCGGACCTGGCGTGGGACGCCGATGCCGGACGGCTGCTGACGCAGCAGCTGGCCTCGGGCAACCCGCTGTTCATCGTCTGTCACGCCCCTGCCTCGATGCTGGCCACCAGGATTCACGGCGAGTCGCCGTTCAAAGGCTTCCACGTCACCTGCTTCACCAACGACGAGGAGGAAGGCGTCGGGCTGGCCTCCAGGGCCCCGTGGCTGCTGGAGACCGATGTGCGGGAGAAGGTCGGGGTCAACTTCAGCCGCGGCCCGATCTGGGAGCCGTACATGGTCGAGGATCGCAACCTGATCACCGGGCAGAACCCGGCCTCGGCCGCGGTCCTGGGTAACCGGATGCTGGAAATCCTCAAGTGACGCCGTCCCGCGGCGATCCGGCCCAGGCGCGTGCCCGCACACGCGGGCCGTGTCCGTGGGGCCGGCACCCGCTCCGAATCCGCTGATCCCGCACCCACCGCGGCTCCAGGTGCAATCCGCCCGGCAGGTCCGGGAAACGTTCACCTGTCGGCCGGGCCATGGCCGTGGCCGCTGAGTCCCGGCGGGTGTGCCGGGATGGGTCACCGGCCTGCGGCATGCCGATCAGGCGAAGGAGGCGAGGGGTGAGCGTGAACGACACGACGGGTGCGGACACCCCCCAGAAGGTCGCGATCATCACCGGTGCCAACGGGGGCATCGGCACCGCCATCGTCACCGCCTACCGCAGCCTCGGGTACGCCGTCGCGGCCACCAGCCGTTCCATGCGGGAATCCGAGGATCCGCAGGTGCTCGCCCTCAGCGGCGATCTGGTGGAGTCCGGTGCGGGCGAGCGGATCGTAGGGGCGGCGATGGATCGGTTCGGTCGGATCGACACCGTGGTCAACAGTGCCGGTGTCTACATCGGCAAGCCGTTCACCGACTACACGGACAAGGACTTCGACCTGATCGTCGGCGTGAACCTGCGCGGATTCTTCAACGTCTCGCGCAGCGCCATCGGCGCGATGCTCTCCCGCGGTGAAGGCGGCGGCCACCTGGTGAACATCTCCACTTCCCTGGTCGACCAGCCGGATTCACGGGTACCTTGCGCGCTCGCGTCGCTGACCAAGGGCGGGCTGAACGCGGTCACCAAGGAGTTGGCGATCGAATTCGCGGGGCACGGCATCCGCGTGAACACCGTCTCGCTCGGAGTCGTCCGTACGCCGATGAACCCGGAGACGACGCCCGAGCTCGTGGGTCGCCATCCACTCGGGCGGATGCAAGAGGTCGACGACGTCGTCCAGGCCATCGTGTACCTCGAGCAGGCGTCCTTCGTCACCGGCGAGGTCCTGCATGTGGACGGCGGCCAGAGTGCCGGCCACTGAAAGATGGCCATGAATGACACCGCAGACACCGAGTCGGTTCTGCGCGAAGCGCTGAACAGGTGGAAGGCCGCCTGCAGAAGGGACAAGGCGATGGATCCTGATATCAGGAAGGCCGCACTCGAGGAACACTGGCGGGCATCGGAACGTGGGGACATCGACGCCGAGCACGCCATCTACGCTGCGGACGCGATCCTCGACTACCCCCAGTCAGGTGAACGATTCCGGGGCCGCGCGACGATTTCAGCGCAACGTGGCGGGCATCCTGCCAGTCGGCAATTCACCGTCCACCGGATCGTTGGCAGCGGGGATCTGTGGATGAGCGAGTGTGTCATCACGTACGACGGGGTGCCCACCTACTCCGTGAGCATGATGGAATTTGCCCACGGGCATGTGGTGCACGAGACGCAGTACTTCGCGGACGCCTTTGGTGCGCCTGAAGGGCGGAAGGCACTCGCGGAGCCGATGCCGGGAAGGAATATCGCCAGGGCCTGACTCAGGGCCGCAGGGCGATTGCACAGTCTGATCGTGTCGGATTGGCCGCCCGAACGGCTCGCTCAGCCCGTTCACCTGCTCGACGAGCGTCCGACGACTGCACTCCGCCGCCCGTCATGGACACGGCGGGACGCGGCACCGCCCCCGGGCAGACCGCCTCACCGTTCACCGTCCGTGCCAGAACAACCACTTGCTCGTCGCCTACCGCGACCTCCTCCACCGCGACCGGCGCGAGGTGGGAGAAGGCCATCCAAAACACGCTGCCACCACACGAAGCAACAACACTCCAGGGTGTCGTGACACCACGTCACTCCATGGGCGCGGTGTTCTCCGTGCCCTACGCCCGCCTGGAGAACTGGCCCCGGGACCTCGCCGTCGTACGGGAAGCGGGCTTCCGGCTGCTCGCGCTGACCCCGGCCGACAAGGCCACCGCCCTCGACAAGGCCACCGCCCTCGACGAGGCCGCCCCGCACACGCTGGAGCGCGCCGCCCTGATGCTGGGCGCGGAGGGCGGCGGGCTGAGCACCGGTGCACTGCGCGCCGCCGACGAGTGGGTCCGCATCCCGATGGCGCACGGCGTGGACTCGCTCAACGTCGGAGCGGCCGCCGCGGTGGCGTTCCACGCGGTGGCGACGGGCCGCCCGGCGACCTGACCCGCCGGCCCGACGGTCAGGCCGAGCCGGCCTGCCGGACGTCCGCGCTCCCGGCCGGGACGACCGGCGCGGGCCGCTCCATCCCCCGCCCGCCGGTCGGCCCCTGGCACCCCTGCGCGGCCGCGATCCCCAGCGCCACCAGCAGCGTCACCACCACGAACACGATGATGCGCTGACGCAGCAGCCGGCGGTCGGGACCGGGCCGGCGCCCGCCCGAGGCCGTACGCACCGGAGTACGTGAACCGTTTCGCCCCGGGGGACGGGCACCCGGCACACCCCGTGCGGCACGCCCGCCGGTCCGCGGCTTCTTCCCCACGGCCGGGGCCGGAGCGGCCGGCCGGGCGACCGCGTCACGGGGCGCCGGAGGACGGGGCGGTTGCGGACGCGGAGTGCTCCCGCCGGTCCGCCGCTCGGTGCGCTGCCGTGCGTACTCCTCGGCCCGCCGGCCGGTCGGCCGCTCCGCGGGGCGGCGCTCGCCGCGCTCCCAGCCGGCCCCGGCACCCGCCCCGCTCTCCAGCGGCCCGCCCGACAGCCCGTGCGCCTCACGGGCCGCGATCTCCTTGAGCCGCAGCGACAGCGACAGGGTGCTGGGGCGGTCCGCCGGATCCTTGGCCAGACACGAGGCCAGCAGCGGCGCCAGGGCGTCCGGCACCCCGGCCAGCTGCGCCTCCTCGTGGACCACGCGGTAGAGCATGACCTCCGAACTTCCCTGTCCGAAGGGGGAGTCCGCGGTGCAGGCGTAGGCCAGGGTCGCGCCCAGCGCGAAAATGTCCGTCGCCGGGGTCACGGCGGCCCCGCGCACCTGCTCCGGCGCCAGAAAGCCCGGTGAGCCGACGGCCGTGCCGACGTGCGTCAGCGTGCTGGCGCCGGTCGCCCAGGCGATGCCGAAGTCGATGATCCGCGGGCCCTTGGGCGACAGCAGAATGTTCGACGGCTTCAGATCGCGGTGCACCACGCCCGCGTCATGGACCGCCAGCAGCCCCTCGGACAGCGCGGCGCCGACGGAGGCGACCTGCGCGGGGGACAGCGGCCCCTCCTCGTTGACCTTGTCGTGCAGCGAGGGGCCCGGGACGTACTGCGTGGCGAACCACGGCCGGTCCGCGTCGAGATCGGCGGCCACCAGCCGCGCCGTACAGCCGCCGCGGATCCGCCGGGCGGCGGAGACCTCGCGCGCGAACCGCGAACGGAACTCCTGATCCTCCGCCAGATCCGGCCGGATCACCTTGAGCGCCACCCGCTGCCCGCGCTTGTCCGAGCCGAGATAGACCACGCCCATCCCGCCCGCGCCCAGCCGACGGTGCAGCCGGAACGTCCCGACGACACGCGGGTCCTCGCGTCGGAGCCGCATCATCGCCATGTCCGTCCCCTACCTGCGGCGGGGAGCCCCCTCCGCTGCCAACCGTCTGACGTGGCACAGCTTACGGATTGACGGCTCGCTGTGCGCAGAGGCCGCGCATGCGTCGGCGGCCGGATTGTCCGTGGCCGGAGCGGAATCCGCAGCACAGGGCCGGAATCGGACCCCGTCCCGCCCGGCTTCCCGCCGGACATCCCAATGATCCCTCGGACAAGGGGGATTGACACGATGAAAGGTGATCGGGCCCGGTTGGCGAGGGATGCCGGGGATACGCTCCCGGCGCGGAAAAGGCGGCGGGCGGCGGCGGGGGACGGGGCAGGGCGGCCGTGCGCGGGGGAGCGGCCGGCGTGAGCGAGGTCACCCTCAGGGGTGCCCGCACCGCCGCGCTCCGCCGGTACCCCTGGGGGATGCCCCCAGGTGGTGGACGTCTCTCTCCACCCTGGGGAGTACGCGCCGCGCGGCCGCGTCATCCTCCTGGATGCCGACGAATCGATACGACGGCATGACGCCTGCCGCCGGCCGGCTGCCTAATGTGGTGTTCAAGCGGCGGGCGCAGCACTCGTCCCCCGAGGTCAGACGCCCGCCGCCCCAGACACGACGGGAGCGGGACGATGGCAGAGACCTCAGGACGAACGGCCCTTCGGGCGCAGGGGCGCAGGGCCGCCGCGGTGCTCGGCGGCCAGCAGTCCTCCGGCACTCGCCATCCCCTCGTCGCGGTGGCCATGGTGCTGCCGCTGGCGATCCTGCTCTCCGTCGTCTTCGGCGGCTGGGAAGCCGTCGTGACACAGGCGTCGTCCGTGGCCGGAATGCTGGGGCACTGAAAGCGCCCCGCGTCCTGGGAGAGCGGCCCGGGACGGGGACCTCCGGTTGATTCACCCCGTGGGGACGGGGGGTAACTACGGACGGCACGACGGCCGGGCATCTGGGGAGATGCCCGGCCTTCGGGTTTTTCCGGCCGCCGCCCGGCCCGGTCCGCCCGTGGACGCGTCCGATCCCAGGCCGGGCCCCACGGGGCAGCACCACCACCCACGGCGATCCGGCCCGTACGGGACTCGGGGGAACCATGACCACACCACCGCTCGGCCGCCCTCACCGCGGCGCCCACTCCGGCCGGCACCGCGGCCGGGACCCCGGACGCCGCCCCCGAGGTGCTCGCCGACCGCCCCGACGGCACCGTCGTCCGCGGCGGCCACACGGTCGCCAAGGCCCACGCCCCCGACGGTGACCCGCACGACCTGGCCGCCCGGCTGAGGATCGCCGCCCACCCCCTGCTGCGCGGCATCCTGCTGCCCCCGCTTCCGGTCACCGCTCCCGACGGCTTCCTCACCCTCACCCTCACCGACGACGGCCGGGCCCTCACCCGCCGGCCCTACGGCAGCCCGGTGTCGCCCGACGACCCCGACGCCGCGCCCTGGGAGGACGCCGCCCGCCTGCTGGCCCGTCTGCACACCACCGACCCCTGCCAACTGCCGGACCCCGTGCCGCCGATGCGCGGCCCCGCCAAGGCCGCCCGCGCCCTGGCCCGGCTACGCGGCGCCCTGGCCCCCGCGGCACCCGGCACCGCACCGCTGCCCGCGGCCGCCGCGGCCGTCGAGCGCGCCTGGTCCCTGCTGCCGCCCTGGGCCCGGGGCGCGGCCCCGCCCCCGCGGACCCACACCCTGTGCCACGGCGATCTGCACCTGGGCCAGCTGGTCCGCCACCCGGCCCCCGACGGCCCCTGGCTCCTCATCGACATCGACGACCTCGGTCTGGGTGACGGTGCCTGGGACCTGGCCCGTCCCGCCGCCTGGTTCGCCACCGGTCTGCTTGCCCCCGGCATCTGGACGCGCTTCCTGGCCGCCTACCGCGCCGCCGGCGGCACCGCCGTCCGCCCGGTTGGCGACCCCTGGCCCGACCTGGAGATTCCCGCCCGCGCCCTGACCGTGCAGACCGCGGCCCTCGCCGTCGCCAAGGCCGCCCGCGCCGCCCGCCGCCTCGACGAGGCGGCGGACGCGATGGTCGATGCCTGTGCCCGGATGGTGTCCCTGCCGCAGCAGTTGGCGCCCGCCGGGCCCGTCGTAGGGTGAACCCCTCGCCGCCGGCAGGCCGTTCCGCGGGCGCCGCGGCGAGCAGTGACGGATGAGCGGGAGTGAAGCCCACGATGCAGTGCCCCAAGTGCCATGCACCGATGCACACATACCACCGCAATGGCGTCCAGATCGAGCAGTGCGCCGGCTGCCGGGGGATCTTCCTGGACTACGGCGAACTGGAGGCCCTGAGCCGTCTCGAATCCCAGTGGATCCAGCAGCCCCCGCCGCCGCCCGCCCCACAGGCCTACCCGGCCGCCCCCGCCTGGGGAGCCCCGCACCAGGGCCACCACGGTCACCAGAGTCACTACGGTCACCAGAGTCACCACGGCCACCAGAGTCACCACCGCAGCTTCGGCCACATGCTCTTCTCGTCCTGACCGGTCTCCTTCCGACCGGCCCCTTCTGACCGGCCCCTTCTGACAGGCATGGACCCGACCGGCTTTGTCCCGACCGGTCCGGCCCCGGAAAACGACCGAGGGCCGGAGCGAAATGCTCCGGCCCTCGATCAGGTGTGGACGATACTGGGATTGAACCAGTGACCTCTTCCGTGTCAGGGAAGCGCTCTCCCGCTGAGCTAATCGTCCTCGGGACCGCGGATCACGAAGATCCGCAGCTGCGTGCGCGATACTGGGATTGAACCAGTGACCTCTTCCGTGTCAGGGAAGCGCTCTCCCGCTGAGCTAATCGCGCGGGACGGATTCCCCGGTCAAGCACAGTCGGGGATCCAGTGGACGATACTGGGATTGAACCAGTGACCTCTTCCGTGTCAGGGAAGCGCTCTCCCGCTGAGCTAATCGTCCTTGGAGGTGGAGACGGGATTTGAACCCGTGTAGACGGCTTTGCAGGCCGTTGCCTCGCCTCTCGGCCACTCCACCAGGAGTGAGGGGGTTCGGGAAGATCCCCCACATCGAGCGGACGACGAGACTCGAACTCGCGACATCCACCTTGGCAAGGTGGTGCTCTACCAACTGAGCTACGTCCGCAGGTGTCTCTCCCAGACTACGTCCGGGAGCTACTCGGCCCCCGGGGCGCTCTCGCGTCCCGGCGACGTGTTGAACTCTAGCGGATTCCGGGGCCAGTACAAAAACGCGTTTGTGCAGCGTGCTGCGCCGACCCGCCCGGCACAGGCGGGGTCCGGGCCGCCGCCATAGACTCGCTGACGTGCACGACTTCGCTCCCATGGCCCGCTTCGGCGGCCTGATAGCCACCGACCTGCGCGATGTGACCAGTGATCCCGCAGCTCTGGACTCCTCGGGCTGGTGGGCGGTGGCCGCCGACTTCGAGGGCGCCGTGGTCTGCGCCCGCTTCGGCGACGTACGGCCGGCCACCGCCGCCGACGAGCCCGCCCCCGGCGGCTGGCGCGGCCCCGCCCCCGGCGCCTGGACCAGCTCCCTGGACCGCGACGCCTATACCGGCGGCGTGCGGCGCATCCGTGAACACATCGCGGCCGGCGACGTCTACCAGGTGAACCTTTGCCGGGTCCTGACCGCACCGCTGCCCGATCCCGGCAGCGCCGATGTCGACGCGCTGTCCGCCGTGCTGGCCCGCGGGAACCCGGCGCCGTACGCGGGCACGATCCGGCTGCCCGGCCACGGGGTCGAGATCGCCGGCGCCTCCCCGGAGCTCTATCTGCGGCGCGACGGGCGCACGATCGACTCCGGGCCGATCAAGGGCACCGGCCGGACCGCGGCGGACCTCTCGGCGAAGGACCGGGCGGAGAACGTGATGATCGTGGACCTGGTCCGCAACGATCTCGGCCGGGTCTGCGCCACCGGCACCGTCACCGTCCCGGCACTGTGCGCCATCGAGGAGCACCCCGGCCTCGTCCACCTCGTCTCCACGGTGCGCGGTGAACTGGCCGAGGAGAATGAGAAGACCGCCTGGGCGGATCTGCTGGACGCCACCTTCCCGCCCGGGTCGGTCACCGGCGCCCCCAAGTCCAGCGCCCTGCGGATCATCGACGAGCTGGAGACCGCGCCCCGCGGCCCGTACTGCGGAGGCATCGGCTGGGTCGACGCGGACCGCCGCACCGGTGAGCTGTCGGTCGGCATCCGCACGTTCTGGATCGACCGCACCCCGCCCGGCGGACCGGTGCTGCGCTTCGGGGCCGGCGCCGGGATCATCTGGGATTCCGACCCGGAGCGGGAGTGGGCGGAGACGGAGTTGAAGGCGCGCAGGCTGCTCGCGGTAGCGTCGGGCGCGCACGAGGCGAGTGGAGGTACGCGATGAAGATCTGGCTCGACGGAGGACTGCGGGACGCCGAAGGCGCCCGGGTCTCGGTCTTCGACCACGGGCTGACGGTCGGCGACGGGGTCTTCGAGACCATCAAGGCCGACCACGGCCGGGCCTTCGCCCTCACCCGCCATCTGGAGCGGCTGACCACCTCCGCCCGCGGACTCGGCCTGCCCGATCCCGACCTCGACGAGGTACGGCGCGGCTGCGAGGCCGTCATGGCGGCCAACCCGATGGCCCTGGGCCGGCTGCGGCTCACCTACACCGGCGGTGTCTCCCCGCTCGGCTCGGACCGCGGCGACGCCGGCCCCACGCTGGTCATCGCGCTGTCCGAGACCGCCCGCCGCCCCGACACCACGGCCGCCGTCACCGTCCCGTGGACCCGCAACGAGCGCGGCGCGCTCACCGGCCTGAAGACGACCTCCTACGGCGAGAACGTCGTCGCCCTGGCCCGCGCGCGGGAACAGGGCGCCTCCGAGGCGCTGTTCGCCAACACCGTCGGGGCGCTCTGCGAGGGCACCGGCTCCAACGTCTTCGTCGTCCTGGACGGCGAACTGCACACCCCGCCGCTGCACTCCGGCTGTCTGGCGGGCATCACCCGCGCCCTGACGATCAGCTGGGCCGGCGCCAAGGAGACCGATCTCCCGCTGGACGCCCTGGAGCGCGCCGAGGAGATCTTCCTGACCTCCACCCTGCGCGACGTCCAGGCCGTGACCCGGATCGACGGCCGCCAACTCCCCGACGGGCCCGGCCCGGTGACCGCGGAAGCCATGCGGATCTTCGACGAGCAGTCGGCCGCCGACTTCGATCCGCGGTGATGACGCCGGCGCGCGCCGGCGGGTAGAAAGTCCTCGTGACCACAACGCTGCGGCCCGCGGGACCGGAAGAGCGGCACGACGACGGGGGCCGGGCGCGCCCGTACGACATCTGCGTCAACAGCCGCCGGGTCGGCGGGATCCGGCTGACCACCGACGCCCGGTTCGGCCCCACGGCCGGCCGGATCACGGACCTGGGCATCGACGCGGCGGACCGGCACCGCGGCCGCGCCACGGTCGCCGCGCTCGCCGCGGAGGAGGTGCTGCGCGGCTGGGGGTGCCGGCAGATCGAGCTGACGGTACCGGCCGGCGCCACGGCCGCCCGGCGGCTCGCGGCGACGCTGGGCTACACCGAGCGCAGCCGCACGATGAGCAAGCCCCTCACCGGACCGCCCCGGCTGCCCGACGGCAGCAGCGACCGGGCACTGGGCGAGGAGGAGTACCCGGCCTGGCGGGAGGCCGCGCTCGCCGAGCACCTCCGTACGCAGCTGGCCCAGGGGATGTCCCGGGCCCGCGCCGAGGAGGCCTCCGCCGCCGGCCATCGCGCCCTGCTTCCCGAGGGCGCCGCCACGCCCTACCAGGCGCTGCGCATCCTGGCCCACGGCGGCGCGGACGTCGGCAGCATCTGGGTCGCCCTGCGGATGCCGGACCAGCCCGGCGGCTATGTGGTCGACGTGCAGGTCGCGCCCGGACACCGCGGCCACGGGCACGGCCGCACCCTGATGCTGGTCGCCGAGCGCGAGAGCCTGGCCGCCGGCCGCGCCACCCTCGGACTGAACGTCTACGCGGACAACGCGCCCGCGCTCGGCCTCTACACCTCGCTGCGCTACCGGCCCACCGGCTATCTGCTCTGGAAGCCGATCCTGTGACGGCGCCCGGCGGGCTCCGCCGAGGCCGGGCTCAGCCCTGTTCCGCCAGCAGCCGGTCGGCGATCTCCTCGATACGGGCCCGCAGCCCCTCCTGGCTCGTCCCGCCGTCCAGCCGCTCGCCGCCGATCACATACGTCGGGGTCCCGGTCACCCCGATCGCCTTGCCCTCGGCCTGGTCCGCGTCGACGATCAGCAGGTGCCGCCCGTCGATCAGCGCGGTGTCCAGCTCCTCGGCGTCCAGCCCCAGCTCCGCGGCGACCTCCATCAGCAGCTTTTCGCCGCGCTTGCCGAGCTCCTCGCTGCGCGCCAGCACCGCCTCGATGTAGGGCCACCCCTGCCCCTGCTCCACGGCCTCCTCGGCGGCCTGGGCGGCGGCGTAGGCGTGCTGGTGCTTGGGGAGGGGGAAGTGGCGCAGCCGGATGTCCAGCCGGTCGCCGTAGCGCGCCCGCAGCGCCCGCAGGTCCTCCAGGGCGGCGTGACAGTCGGGGCACTGAAGCTCGCACCACACGTCCAGCACGGGGCGGACGGGACGGGCGGCGGCGGAGGGGGTGTCGTTCATGGAGGCCAGTCTTCCAGCCCTCCCGCGGCCCACGCCGGGAGGTACCCCGGCGGGTGCCCGAACCGGGACCTGCGAAGGAGCGCAACCCGGAGATGTCCCTGAGGACGTGCCGGAACGTGGCCCGCGCGGGTGCGGACAAGGCAGGATGGAAGGGAGCAGAGTGCCTGCTCACCCATCCATCGGCAGGAGGACCGGATGCTGACCTCGACCGTCTGTGCCGCGGTGTCGGCAGCGGGCCTGGGCATCGCCGCGATCACGGCATACCGCAAGCGGTTCCTGGCCGCGACCCGCATCGCCGCCTTTTCCCTGATCCCCATCGGCCTGGTGATGACGGGCGTCATCGACTGGGTCACCGGCATCGTCTTCAAGCCCACGGTCTGGGCCGGCTTCGGCGTGCTCGCGCTCTCGTTCGTGCTGTTCGCCGTCGGCCGGGCGGCGGAGCGCCGCAGGGGCGGGATCGGCAGCCGCAAGGAGCGCAAGGCCGCGTCGGCGGCCCGGCCCGACGCGGTGGCCCCGGCCGCCTCCGTCCCCTCCCTCGGCGCGGGCCGCCCCGCCGCGCAGCCGGCCGCCAAGGGGAAGGCCGCTCCGGACAAGGGCGGTGCACCCAAGGATGACTTCTCGGACATCGAAGCGATCCTGAAAAAGCACGGGATCTGATGAACTACCGCTGCTGAGGCGCCGATCGGGCGTACCCGGGCGATCATCTGCGCCATGATGCGCGCGAGATGAACGATGAGTGCGCCCTCGCCCAAGACGACGCCCCGTCCCCCGAACCGCGCGGTTGCCTGTTCGCGCTGTCCCAGCCGCCGCTGATGCTCTTCCTCGCCGTGATCGGCTTTCTGCTCCTCCTCGGCGCCGTGCATGACCTCTACATCCTGTGAGGCCGCCGGTGCGCCGCGGAGCGGGGCCGATCCGGGCGGGCCCCGCGGCAGCGGCTCAGCCCGCGGCCTCCCGCCGCCGTGCCCGGTAGGCCGCGACGTGCAGCCGGTTTCCGCAGGTGCGGCTGTCGCAGTAGCGCCGCGAGCGATTGCGGGAGAGGTCGACGAAGGCATGCCGGCAGTCCGGAGCCTCACAGT belongs to Streptomyces sp. NBC_01454 and includes:
- a CDS encoding type 1 glutamine amidotransferase domain-containing protein — encoded protein: MAKVLFIVSGATYWVLKDGTRYATGYWAEEFANPYKILTEAGHEVVVATPNGVTPNVDMMSLRPEMVGGNDSALELEAIIRSAEVMRRPLQLSDVRLEDYDAVYLPGGHGPMADLAWDADAGRLLTQQLASGNPLFIVCHAPASMLATRIHGESPFKGFHVTCFTNDEEEGVGLASRAPWLLETDVREKVGVNFSRGPIWEPYMVEDRNLITGQNPASAAVLGNRMLEILK
- a CDS encoding SDR family NAD(P)-dependent oxidoreductase; protein product: MSVNDTTGADTPQKVAIITGANGGIGTAIVTAYRSLGYAVAATSRSMRESEDPQVLALSGDLVESGAGERIVGAAMDRFGRIDTVVNSAGVYIGKPFTDYTDKDFDLIVGVNLRGFFNVSRSAIGAMLSRGEGGGHLVNISTSLVDQPDSRVPCALASLTKGGLNAVTKELAIEFAGHGIRVNTVSLGVVRTPMNPETTPELVGRHPLGRMQEVDDVVQAIVYLEQASFVTGEVLHVDGGQSAGH
- a CDS encoding nuclear transport factor 2 family protein, yielding MNDTADTESVLREALNRWKAACRRDKAMDPDIRKAALEEHWRASERGDIDAEHAIYAADAILDYPQSGERFRGRATISAQRGGHPASRQFTVHRIVGSGDLWMSECVITYDGVPTYSVSMMEFAHGHVVHETQYFADAFGAPEGRKALAEPMPGRNIARA
- a CDS encoding serine/threonine-protein kinase, whose protein sequence is MAMMRLRREDPRVVGTFRLHRRLGAGGMGVVYLGSDKRGQRVALKVIRPDLAEDQEFRSRFAREVSAARRIRGGCTARLVAADLDADRPWFATQYVPGPSLHDKVNEEGPLSPAQVASVGAALSEGLLAVHDAGVVHRDLKPSNILLSPKGPRIIDFGIAWATGASTLTHVGTAVGSPGFLAPEQVRGAAVTPATDIFALGATLAYACTADSPFGQGSSEVMLYRVVHEEAQLAGVPDALAPLLASCLAKDPADRPSTLSLSLRLKEIAAREAHGLSGGPLESGAGAGAGWERGERRPAERPTGRRAEEYARQRTERRTGGSTPRPQPPRPPAPRDAVARPAAPAPAVGKKPRTGGRAARGVPGARPPGRNGSRTPVRTASGGRRPGPDRRLLRQRIIVFVVVTLLVALGIAAAQGCQGPTGGRGMERPAPVVPAGSADVRQAGSA
- a CDS encoding phosphotransferase family protein, coding for MLADRPDGTVVRGGHTVAKAHAPDGDPHDLAARLRIAAHPLLRGILLPPLPVTAPDGFLTLTLTDDGRALTRRPYGSPVSPDDPDAAPWEDAARLLARLHTTDPCQLPDPVPPMRGPAKAARALARLRGALAPAAPGTAPLPAAAAAVERAWSLLPPWARGAAPPPRTHTLCHGDLHLGQLVRHPAPDGPWLLIDIDDLGLGDGAWDLARPAAWFATGLLAPGIWTRFLAAYRAAGGTAVRPVGDPWPDLEIPARALTVQTAALAVAKAARAARRLDEAADAMVDACARMVSLPQQLAPAGPVVG
- a CDS encoding TFIIB-type zinc ribbon-containing protein, which translates into the protein MQCPKCHAPMHTYHRNGVQIEQCAGCRGIFLDYGELEALSRLESQWIQQPPPPPAPQAYPAAPAWGAPHQGHHGHQSHYGHQSHHGHQSHHRSFGHMLFSS
- a CDS encoding chorismate-binding protein; this translates as MARFGGLIATDLRDVTSDPAALDSSGWWAVAADFEGAVVCARFGDVRPATAADEPAPGGWRGPAPGAWTSSLDRDAYTGGVRRIREHIAAGDVYQVNLCRVLTAPLPDPGSADVDALSAVLARGNPAPYAGTIRLPGHGVEIAGASPELYLRRDGRTIDSGPIKGTGRTAADLSAKDRAENVMIVDLVRNDLGRVCATGTVTVPALCAIEEHPGLVHLVSTVRGELAEENEKTAWADLLDATFPPGSVTGAPKSSALRIIDELETAPRGPYCGGIGWVDADRRTGELSVGIRTFWIDRTPPGGPVLRFGAGAGIIWDSDPEREWAETELKARRLLAVASGAHEASGGTR
- a CDS encoding aminotransferase class IV is translated as MKIWLDGGLRDAEGARVSVFDHGLTVGDGVFETIKADHGRAFALTRHLERLTTSARGLGLPDPDLDEVRRGCEAVMAANPMALGRLRLTYTGGVSPLGSDRGDAGPTLVIALSETARRPDTTAAVTVPWTRNERGALTGLKTTSYGENVVALARAREQGASEALFANTVGALCEGTGSNVFVVLDGELHTPPLHSGCLAGITRALTISWAGAKETDLPLDALERAEEIFLTSTLRDVQAVTRIDGRQLPDGPGPVTAEAMRIFDEQSAADFDPR
- a CDS encoding GNAT family N-acetyltransferase, coding for MTTTLRPAGPEERHDDGGRARPYDICVNSRRVGGIRLTTDARFGPTAGRITDLGIDAADRHRGRATVAALAAEEVLRGWGCRQIELTVPAGATAARRLAATLGYTERSRTMSKPLTGPPRLPDGSSDRALGEEEYPAWREAALAEHLRTQLAQGMSRARAEEASAAGHRALLPEGAATPYQALRILAHGGADVGSIWVALRMPDQPGGYVVDVQVAPGHRGHGHGRTLMLVAERESLAAGRATLGLNVYADNAPALGLYTSLRYRPTGYLLWKPIL
- a CDS encoding DsbA family protein — translated: MNDTPSAAARPVRPVLDVWCELQCPDCHAALEDLRALRARYGDRLDIRLRHFPLPKHQHAYAAAQAAEEAVEQGQGWPYIEAVLARSEELGKRGEKLLMEVAAELGLDAEELDTALIDGRHLLIVDADQAEGKAIGVTGTPTYVIGGERLDGGTSQEGLRARIEEIADRLLAEQG